The DNA window TATTGCTATTGCTATTGGTTTATGTTTGAAATTCTTATAACCTTTTCGAttgtatttcttttaaaaaatattatgaaaaaaactctctctctctctctatatatatatatttaaattcaagttttttctataatttaaaatgaaaatcaaataattttaaaattataatgagCTAAACAAACATCTCTAACTTTACCGCAAtacaatgcaaaacaaaaccTTGATATTTCTTAAACACGTTctagattaataaataaataaaatatgaatagtTGAGATGCTTGGAGAAtaagtttttattgaaaagagCTAAAATCtctttaagaaattattatagTTCCGGATTTATTGTCATTATTTACCAGAGTGATGCAAACGTGTTTTTGCCTCTTCATTCAAAAATCTCAATAATGGCTTTCAAGAGTATCAAAGTCTTTTGAAAtgactatttattattatcaaataaaatggagacaaataagaattttttacaatttgattgTACCGTGAAACAACTAAATTATAtctgaaagcaaaaaaaattaaaataaaaaattaaaatacataataaaatgatgaaaatactattagaataaaaaatcttaaacttgATGCCAAGAGGCTTCTTGGTAtttttagaatgattttttttttgtaattataaagtCATCTTAGAGACAATTTAATatatagctaaataaaaaaacaaaaaaagacgtTTATGTGTGACACATTCAGCGGTGCCAACGCTCTTAGGACAGTGCGTGCAACGCCTCATAATGTCCTAAAAAACCCTTTCACCATGTCGTTGTAAGTCTCGTTATCTTCTTCATGTCGGTGCAACGCGTGTATCTGATGATAGTTTAGTTTATCGCCagtgaatctttatttttttcccttcttttctctcttcttccctGAAAATTCCAACTCAACCCTCTTGGTTGTTGGTGTTTCAACttcagtctttatttttttattttcaatttttggtCATGTccattttatagaagttttatttgttttcaatttcatcattcaatctcaatttaccatatattatattctctaatttggttctcatttggATTTCTACTTTTTTACCTTGACTcatttgtaaaagttttattgattttcaatttcatcattcaattcaaattgatggcattatattttctaatttggtcctcattgttttgatttctaatttctttcttggtccttttataaaatttattattcttttcaattttacccttcaatcaaaacattgattttattttttatgtcaattttggcCCTCAttcctttgattattttttgtccttttattaaattgatttttattttcaattttatctttcaatcaaatatcacatttattttgtattttaatttcgatcctcattattttaattactatttttgtaatccttttgtataattaatttttttttttcaatttcatcattcaatatctgattgattgaaaattgaactcTATGGTTTGTCCATAGTGAGTGCTTTAAATCTATTGATCCAGGTcacgggtttgaaaagttaatacattttttttaaaaaaattgctttataattctctgtattttttatcgagttatttcaatctcatgattTGAGCCAAGGATTTGGCGGGATATCTTGGGTTATCTCAGCCCTAATCACCGTGATTATAGATTTGTCATGACcaattttttatcttctttttttttttacctcatttaggtatttaaatattaatttttattttaaaaaacaaaacactttgACCCCGCGATGAAATGTCGGCACCAAGGTTAGTGCATATTTAATACTTATGAATactttatttacataaattcaATTACACACTTATAATTGAtgaatgttatttaaaaaaaattcaaaatgagtGATTTTAACATTcttatcattgttatttttctaactaagtagtaattttactatttcttaaaaattgacTGATTgtattcctttttaatttttattaagtagttattcttattattatttaaaatttatttattttcagataataataaatattaaaattatattttaacagcttatttttttttaatttttttgacaaatcaaGGTATCCGTATCATAATATACATATTTCATATTCGAATACGTGATTCTTACTATACACCACTAGCTGAGAATTAATGGTAAAATTGAAGGAACTTGTTAGACCGACcatattagaaattaaatttcgtAAGTAAAGATGTAATAATGATGgattcaaatatataattaacttaattgGAAATTATAAAAACTGAAAGTACGTACGGACAATCCAGAACACCTTGTAATTTCGTAAATCCAGGTATGAGCTAGGAATCAAAAAGATTTTGTGTTTTGGCAAGCAGCTAAGAAGACAGCTCCAGCTCCAGAACCACCATGAGAATGTTCAATTACTACATTATCTGAATGGTCACTGCCCAGCATCTCCCAGACACTGCTATGGAGATAGTTTCTAAAGACTCTATAATGCTCATAAAGTCCACCTTCCACAGTTACTACACTTTTTCTGCTTTCAATCCTTCCAAGCTTTTTTATGATTCCCACAATACCTGCTCCAGCAAGACGGGCACCGCGTTCCGCAACGATGTCACAAACCTCAGCCACTACCTCCCTTACCATTGGAGTAGAATTTGTGATCTGCTATCAAGAAAATACTGATGCTAATTAGTGTACAGCTTCTAACCTTGAAGTGAAATATACAGCAACGATTAGGAAGTATGTATTTCGTATCATTGCATAATTAGCATGTTTCTACTTGGATTCAAAGCTTTAAGTAAGAGGAAAACCAATGGTTAAATGGTGAGATATTATTGGTACAGTAAACTTCCGAAGGCAGGACTTTGATTCTGAATTCATGCTCCAGAGTTCGAAAGGAAGAAAGGCAACAGGCTTAAGCTTTGTTTCAATGTTTGATGTTAGATGGACATGTTAAAGGAACCTTACCCCAAGATTTTCCTTCAGCTTCTCACCAACCACACCATGATCCTCTGATGTATCTTGATGCATGGCAGCCATGTCAGGTGACCTGTtcaatatatatgtatttttactATATAGCAAAACCATGCAGTTGTGAAAGGAATGGATCAATAATGTTGTAGACAAATCTTGAGAGCAGTCGAAGCAAGATTTTGAAGTGTAGGATTGAAACCAAGCTTCCTGCCCCAGAATCTCAATTTTAAAGGGGCTATATATAACTTTACCTAGAGTGTTATCATTGTTCTTAGACTGACAAGAGTAAGAGAAGTTCAATAAGACAGCAATTTGATGCAGTTGCTTACAAACTGAGTACATTTAGATAGGTTCTAAATATTGCTTCCATACCTTAGTTGGTATGGAGTAGCTAGTTTTGGAGGGACGACGTCTCCGAAGAGTGCTGTTTCCTGGGCCATCTTCAGCAAGACTCTTCTAACAATTTCTCCCAGGTACATGGCTGAAGTAAGCTTTTCGAAGATCTGAGACATAAGAAGACTTGGAAACAAATGTTAACTACCTTATCTTAACTATTTACTTTTATATGGAGACATGAAATACATGAGTTACCATACCCTGCAACCAGGGTTTGAGCTTTCTGAATCTAAACTAGAATCAAATTCAGTCACTGGAAGGTTTGAGCAATTGAAGTTTCCCCATTCCGTGTTGATAACCTGTGAAAATTAAGCACACTCACCTCAAGTTTGCATTTTACTTACATAAATTAGTATCGATAATCTTAATTTAATACTTGCCAACTCGCCCGAATTGGATGATGGCATTGGCCCTTGCCATTTAGGAACTGCTTCATTTGGTTCAACATAAGCAGCATTTGAACCCATGGCTAGAGTAACTGAAGCCACAATGCCGTTGTTATAGTATCTACCTCCAGCCAAATTTCCTACAGTATCATCAACCTGCTCAAGAAGAGATGAGAAATATCCTTAATTTTGAACAATTATTCTTACTTTGAACTGATAAAGCTACGTATATAGCAGCATACCAGTGAAAAAACACGGAACTTGAGACCATGTTTCTCCAAAGCTCTATTGATATCATTGATCAATGCTTTCTCAACCTGAGTTCATACATAAATCCGAGatattgataaaattaacaaaaagaccACTGACATAACATCCCTCGAACTggaaaattagttaaaaatccCTCTTAATAAGATGACATAATGTGGACTTTATCAATCCCTAGACAATAGTTTAGTTGTAGCATATGATTATATTTAAGGGAGTAACTGTCTCGAGAAAAAAAACCCCCGGAAATAATGGAGACCGAGAGGATATGTCtccttgtattttttgttttgaaagaataaaaactcaCTCCACCAAAGTTATTACAGGTTTCTGTGTCTTTTCTATCCAAACTTAACCTAGTAGTAGACACTCATGGTCTCTAAATTTGAAATATCATAACTTATTCCctaccttcattttttttttcatttgtctgATTAAAATAGAAGAGTTCATCATCATGAACCGGCTGTTAAGATTTCAGATGTTACATTTTATagggagaaaagaaaacaaagtgtTTGCATTTGGCTTATCAAATGAAATTACTTGGCGAAAAAGGGATAGGCAAACTCAACTGTGTCATTAGCTGAGAAGCTCTTCCATTTAATAGCAGAGCCGGAACTAGCTGCAGCTTGATCCACCGGATATGACACAGTGAAGCCCagtttcttttccctttctGGCGCATCAAGAGTATCATCTGGGGGATGCTCTGAAACGAACTTTGCTAGCTCCACAGCAATGTAGTCGAATAACTCCTATAGGACAAGAAAGCTCATTGTTCAACAGGTTTCAAGATTGTGGAAGCAACTGCAATAGATTATTAAACtgtttttcatcttaaaaaattggaagtgtttatttcttaatattttttatatatatataattgatgaaGTGTTTTGAGTATCCATATCCATGTTTTAAGTTTCCAATGTAGACACAACTACTCTAAAACAAAACGAAAGGTGGAAGGAATATACTTTTTGGAAATTGCTTTTAAATCAAAGCATGAATACATCTATCATTCCAAAGCTTAAGCATACCTGAGAGGTACCAGACAACACATTGGGGGGTATGGAAATTTCCTTCCTATATAAATCAGAAATAGGCTCATTTCTCCCTCCAAGTCGagcacataaaattaaaaaattggttCCTCGCAAATTCAACCCATAATACAGCCCCTTCTCATCCCTTAGCACaagatttcatcaaaacaatgTTAACAACGTCAACAATATCGTGTAATAAGATCGAGGAAGTAAacccaaaagaagaaggagagaagaaaattgCCTGTACCCTTTTGGTAGTGAGGCAGCATACGAAACAAGCATGTTGAGGGTACTAGTTTCCTCCTGAGAAACAAGAGATGCTTGCATGTCAGAAACCAATGCATTAGCCACTTCCCAAAGTTTGGGTACAGGAGTGGCAGATTCCCTTGCAAATTTACGCAAAATGCGCTGTGTTTGCTTccattgtctttgtttttttaatgagtaTTGCCTCACCAATACAGCTACGACTGCCACTGTTGTCACTGTTGCCAACACCACCGCTTCCTTCCTCATTTCTCCTCGATTGTCTTTCAAAAACGTTTTATTTTCGTCAGATTGAATCTACAGGGTTGGCTTCGTGACAGCTTCGTTTCACGAGGATGGGAACAGCATCAAGAATTAACTGCAATCCGTTTTTCATGCAGGGAGGAACGAGTAACGTGGATGATTACAGCGACTGagagattttttgttgttgctataCATTCCTTTTTACGGCTGAAGCCCAAGTTCACTGAATGTGTTTAGTGGGATTTCTTGCTGAGTCTAATCCACATTTCCTTGGTGCATGCCTCGTGATGGATTTGGGCCATTCTTAGTGAATCAACCAAAAAGTTCAGTCATTTTACAATCCTTAaaaggagaagggaaaaaattggaaaaaatgttTATAATTTGATGTGTGGCATTCAATTTGTTAAGAGTATATTATTAAATCGATTAAACTAGTAGTGAACATGAAGTGTACGGTTAGTTATGTATatactatataaataataaattttataaaaataaaatagttattttccATTGATAATCGTGAAGCGGTGATAATAAGagaatataataacaataatattgaCGATAGAAATAGTAGGGTGATAGTAGCAATGACAACAATGATAATCTTTATTTAacattgattttaaataaaaacatgttagttcaaaacaaataataaattttataaaaataaaatagatattttccATTGATAATCATCCAGTGGTGATAACAAGACAAGAGAATATAGTTACAATAATATTGACACTAGAAATAATagagtaatgataataatgatagcaataataatctttattttaacATTGATAGTTATGATATGATACCGTTATGCTGAATGATAGTTGTATAGTGATAATGATGGTAGCTACGAtgacaattatattaataacaagGTGTGATGATGGTGAAGTGGTGatggcaataataataataaaatattaattattttaatagttacGTTAGCAAaatataatagtaaaaatactatattttattgatcaaattttaaaatgtttatttcttgaaaaatactttatgcAAAACAAGAGGTCATTCAATAACAGAAAGAACATCCTATCtctttttcttctccatttttaGTTTctagtttttgataaaaattagaaaagtatgtctatatgtaaaaaaaaatagaaatacattgaaaatttaactattttttaatgagaaatcaaaaccataatttataaattacaaCAATATAGCAATTccaattattcaaaaacaatttaactaAAAAGAGTTTATTTGAGAGTGATACGCTGTGTAATGtccaaaattgataaaatcaaaaagatttaaaataaaattgaggttTCCAAGACATAACCACAATTACATAAACCAATTTCTCGGCAGGATACAGAGAGGCAGAAGTGATTATAAAATTGGTTACATAAACCAATTAATGGCCGTGTGGATTCTTTGCACAGCATGTGGGTAATTCAACGTGGTCAGCACgcaaaaacaacaagaagaatcCTGCTGCGAATCGAACCTCCATGGCATAGCAACCTTATAATTCACAATACAAATCGATCTATTGAAGGGGATGGGAGATTTGTGGATCAGTGCTTCTCCGAGaagatttggaaaaaaatgGAGGGCCTGGGCAAATCTTCAGGCTTGAACGCACGAGCTTGGTATTATAGCACATGAGAGCTTCAAACAAGCCAGTCTTAGTTTTTTGACAAGATCCTTCATTGTCAATGAGAAATCATTGTCCATCTGCACAAGATATGGAGTGTAAGGAGTGTCTCCATATAATAATTAGAATGGTTTTttgtattgataataataagaaaaagagaaaacagtGTACTTAGTTATAAATTATGGGGTGTAAGGAGTGTCTCTATATAATaattagaatgttttttttttttttgtttttttataagaaaaataaagatagtaATAGGTTATGTTCTACAAGTTTTAGAGCGTATTTGTTACtgtggtaataattattttttaaagtattttttatttgaaatatatcaaaataatattttttttattttttaaaattcatttatcaCATCAGgtcaaaacaatgaaaaacatataaaaaaaaaatcatattcttGAATATAACCTTAATCCTAAGCTATGCAcattacatcattttatttatttatttattatttgaaaggaCTTTACCATACTTGTATCGGTGTGGGAGTTTAAAATCTTTCCGACAATAGTTACAGTCATGTATGATGATGTAAGTATGTCACTAAGTCTAAATTGTGGTAAGATTGACTCAAACTCGTCATTTTATAACGAGCTTTCTACGAGGAACTCACTTGTACTAAGAAGCCGTTTGGAAGGCGACCAACCACATGGTTATTGCACAAGAATGTGGATATCTTACTTGTCCAAAGCTATCATTTATTGTATCAAGAAAACGACAACCAAgttcattaaatatatatatatatatatatatatatatatatatatatatatatttaagagtttggttatagttattttttaaagtattttttacttgaaaatatattaaaataatatttttttatttttttaaatttattttcaatattaacgcattaaaataatctaaaaatatcaaaaaaatattaatttaaaacaaaaataaataaataaaaattattattttttaaaattacttttaaaacacaaaaatatacaGTTCATTTTGCAAGTTGATTGTTTAAATCAGAGGGAGAtgctatatatttaaaattacctGGGCAATTACTGTTACGTCAAGAGTGGAATTCCCAAATACCAATACACTGCTATTGACTACTGATAGATGAAGATTCTCTATCTCGCTTAGTATTTTAATCCCAACTCCTTGCTGGTTCTTGCAATGGATCCGAATCAGTACATCCTTATCAGTTGTTCTTGCTTCAATTTCTGGGAGCGGTGAGCCAGGGAGGCCATCAAAGTTCTCATCAGATGAAGTACATTCATCATCAACAGAGAGCTTAGACTTCTTCAGCAGAACCACGGATTCCATGGTTTTTGTCTTGGTCTGATCCTGGAGTTGTTTCAGTTGTTCTTGGAGTTGTTTCATGTACTTCATAGCGCCATCAAGGACAGAAGCCTTGTCCATCTAAAGTATTGGAAGTATATCAGTCTTGGTTAAAGATTGACCATCAAGGTTCgagatttataatatttcacAATTAACTTATCCTAGATTTTCCCTTCGAAGAAATAAAGGCATGTATTTGTGGTACTATCTATCAATTTGAAACTTTCATTCACCTTTTTAAGACCTGGAACAAGGGCTGAAAGAGCTATGAACTGCTGGCTAAGCTTTTCTCTGCGCTTTCTCTCAGCCATTATGTGATCTTGAACATGCATAGCACTTCTAGTCATTGAGTAAGGCCTCTTGATCCCTTGCTTAGCCTCTGGGGCATAACTTTCTGATCTCTCACAAGCagcttttgaaattgaagtttgaaAGTGCATGTTTATTGGAGATGCAGCCTCATCCTTAGACTTGATCAAGCGGCCAAGATTTCCGTAAAACTGCTGGGAACTGGCCGTAGGTGGTGGAGCTGAgttgttgaaagaaaaacttTCAGGAATAGGAGAAGGTGGTTTTGGCGATTGGTGCAGGGTGGAGATGCTAGAGTTCCAGCTGTTAGTTCTCTGCTGTTTTCCAGGTGTTTCAATGCTGGTCTGAGACGTTTCAGAGGAGGAACCATTTGAAGTACTGGTGATCGTGGTGTTTCTGGTCATCATtaaactgggtttcgaggagaAACTCTCGGAAGAGAAAGATCGTTGGAGGTTTTCTCCCAGTAGAGTAGTTGCCATGTTTTGTGCGGTGAACTCGGCAAGAGAGTTGATATTGCATTGATGGATGAATTTGTAATCATCCATGCCCTACAACATACAGATAactcaatcaaacaaaaatcttCAGATCAATGAAATAGTAATTGTCAATTAAGTCatgaaataatagaaaattcaaGCACTACGACTATTAGAATTAATGATTTCTCTAGGTTTTAGCTGTAGCTAGCCAGCAAGGGGTTTATATCCTTGCATTAACATTGATCATGACATACCATCTCACTAAGCCATTTCCCTGCTGCTATATCCATAAGGGTAGCTTCTTACTCCACAAAAATGTACAGAGCTGCACAAGTCTTGCCCAAAAAACACAAGTTCGTCAAGCCTTTATAGTCCAACGACTTGAACAGCcataaaaacatttaagaaaGAGTGGTACACACATCAAAATGAGAAGGAGAGAGTGGTAAACAAAGATGAAGATGTTtcagaacaagaaaaatctGATGTGGGTTAGTCACCTGATCAAGGCTTAGTCCAGAAGGCTTGAAAAAGCTGAGAAATGAACCTAATCTGCACGCTTCCACTAGAAAGAAGGGGGGAGGGTATTAGAAGAAGAAACCGAGGCCTGAGAATTTTGTCCTCATCTGCTTTCTCAAATCAAATGAAGCCTACACACAGTCTTCTACTAATCTTGTTGACGAGGGAGATGcttaaattatattaacaaaaaccaaGTTGATCATTGGTTGAGATATCGTATCTACAggaattagaaaagaaagattatATTTCCTGTCCACCTCTGCCAACCCAAAGctataaacttaatttattgaattagaCATCCAATCCATCTATCGAAAATTTTCAATTCCTTTGACATAATGCTTCCGTgggtctttatttatttttttgttaatatatatacatatatagagagagagagagagctgtcAATATGAGTCCTTGCCTTGAACAATCGTTTTCTGCACTTGGGAGGTAAAAGTTAAACCAGGCGTTCTGTTTATGGAGACAAGGTGCTATCTTGTATAACCATGATGGATGAAAGCTAGGTTTTATACGAACACACTAATAACTAGAGATGATAATGGATCGGGTTAGGGTGCGCCCGCACTGACCCAACACCTTCATAATCATCATCTGTGTCTGATTAGGGTGGGTTGGGTGAAGGATCTACTTCACCCATCGAGCATCCACTAGATACGTAACCCGATCTTATGTAacctgatattttttaaaatttattttctgaaattcTCAATGCAcctcataatttttattaaatttaattgagttcatGATTCAGATCATGAATTTAACTGGTTAATTTCGAATGAATAAGAAtcgagttttatattttttttattgtataaatagttattgatttatttaattgaaaaaatatacccaaatataatttaaaattttatgaattaagaaaatcaaacatTTAACGGAACATAAcgtacttcaattttttttttcaataatcatttcaaatttattattttttatagtaatgcGTGAAAATTAATGCAATATTATGATTGatgatattatcatattttatttaagagttatttgaagtaaaaatgtaagcataataactttttttttatttctatatttctagattaaaaattatttattatttaaaataaataatatattaaaaaaatatgagtagaactattcaaatttgaaaataaaaaatgaaattaggaTTGATCCTTTCATAATCATTTTacagataatttaattttttaacaatcaaatttattcataattgtaaaaaaatataaataacacaatctttatttttctattttatactttcatatattttcacGTACAattcattaaattgatttttatttacttttaaaataaaatttcctatataatatatacaacaattaaaaaaataaaattccccTCACATGTTGCCTTAATATGCTAAAAATCCAAGGAAAGTCAACGTAGCTTCATTGGTAGTATAAACAGCGaggctatttattttttttaattcctttttcttcaatttatttcttctttatatattttaagaatcaTCTAGATTGTATTTGGATCGATGAATTGattgaattatattataataatttttatatagttttattttaaatttaaactagataaaaaataaatcaagagatatttttatcaattttattatcaaatatttttttttactgttgttatatttaaagaaaacctTGATTCGACCTGCAATATTGCACCGTGTAGCACCCGTCATGTAAACTATTTATattctaattatttaaaaactgtAATGTCATTGTATTCGTATAATTTCACGTTTTTATAATGTATCTATGTCCGTAGATCATACAATTGCGGGTGTACGGGATGAATTCATTTGGCAAGGTAATCAATCGCCTATTGTTAATAGGTTTCATAATCAGATATATCATGCGGATACCGTATGCGTCAACTGGTTGAAATGTTCCAATCAAACCTCCCAAAATCATGTAAATCAAGATTTAATACTTTGGATCCGAATCTTTAGGTTctaatttgtataaaattaaataccaaATTTTGGTTACATGGGACCCTTTCAGCTCTCGCGAATGGGCCCACCAAGGTTTCCACCGAAGCAACTCACggtttttgtcttcttttgaGTACCCCAGGAAGGAAGAAACAGATCCTCCTTTTATCTTTGCTAGGTGCTGAGTAAGTGTTTGCCGCCTGAAttgaagtttttaaattattttttttgaagattttgaaatgttatattgaaaataaaaaaattat is part of the Populus trichocarpa isolate Nisqually-1 chromosome 7, P.trichocarpa_v4.1, whole genome shotgun sequence genome and encodes:
- the LOC7465544 gene encoding probable hexokinase-like 2 protein isoform X1, with amino-acid sequence MRKEAVVLATVTTVAVVAVLVRQYSLKKQRQWKQTQRILRKFARESATPVPKLWEVANALVSDMQASLVSQEETSTLNMLVSYAASLPKGDEKGLYYGLNLRGTNFLILCARLGGRNEPISDLYRKEISIPPNVLSGTSQELFDYIAVELAKFVSEHPPDDTLDAPEREKKLGFTVSYPVDQAAASSGSAIKWKSFSANDTVEKALINDINRALEKHGLKFRVFSLVDDTVGNLAGGRYYNNGIVASVTLAMGSNAAYVEPNEAVPKWQGPMPSSNSGELVINTEWGNFNCSNLPVTEFDSSLDSESSNPGCRIFEKLTSAMYLGEIVRRVLLKMAQETALFGDVVPPKLATPYQLRSPDMAAMHQDTSEDHGVVGEKLKENLGQITNSTPMVREVVAEVCDIVAERGARLAGAGIVGIIKKLGRIESRKSVVTVEGGLYEHYRVFRNYLHSSVWEMLGSDHSDNVVIEHSHGGSGAGAVFLAACQNTKSF
- the LOC7465543 gene encoding transcription factor bHLH18, with amino-acid sequence MDIAAGKWLSEMGMDDYKFIHQCNINSLAEFTAQNMATTLLGENLQRSFSSESFSSKPSLMMTRNTTITSTSNGSSSETSQTSIETPGKQQRTNSWNSSISTLHQSPKPPSPIPESFSFNNSAPPPTASSQQFYGNLGRLIKSKDEAASPINMHFQTSISKAACERSESYAPEAKQGIKRPYSMTRSAMHVQDHIMAERKRREKLSQQFIALSALVPGLKKMDKASVLDGAMKYMKQLQEQLKQLQDQTKTKTMESVVLLKKSKLSVDDECTSSDENFDGLPGSPLPEIEARTTDKDVLIRIHCKNQQGVGIKILSEIENLHLSVVNSSVLVFGNSTLDVTVIAQMDNDFSLTMKDLVKKLRLACLKLSCAIIPSSCVQA
- the LOC7465544 gene encoding probable hexokinase-like 2 protein isoform X3, which codes for MRKEAVVLATVTTVAVVAVLEETSTLNMLVSYAASLPKGDEKGLYYGLNLRGTNFLILCARLGGRNEPISDLYRKEISIPPNVLSGTSQELFDYIAVELAKFVSEHPPDDTLDAPEREKKLGFTVSYPVDQAAASSGSAIKWKSFSANDTVEKALINDINRALEKHGLKFRVFSLVDDTVGNLAGGRYYNNGIVASVTLAMGSNAAYVEPNEAVPKWQGPMPSSNSGELVINTEWGNFNCSNLPVTEFDSSLDSESSNPGCRIFEKLTSAMYLGEIVRRVLLKMAQETALFGDVVPPKLATPYQLRSPDMAAMHQDTSEDHGVVGEKLKENLGQITNSTPMVREVVAEVCDIVAERGARLAGAGIVGIIKKLGRIESRKSVVTVEGGLYEHYRVFRNYLHSSVWEMLGSDHSDNVVIEHSHGGSGAGAVFLAACQNTKSF
- the LOC7465544 gene encoding probable hexokinase-like 2 protein isoform X2; the encoded protein is MRKEAVVLATVTTVAVVAVLVRQYSLKKQRQWKQTQRILRKFARESATPVPKLWEVANALVSDMQASLVSQEETSTLNMLVSYAASLPKGDEKGLYYGLNLRGTNFLILCARLGGRNEPISDLYRKEISIPPNVLSGTSQELFDYIAVELAKFVSEHPPDDTLDAPEREKKLGFTVSYPVDQAAASSGSAIKWKSFSANDTVEKALINDINRALEKHGLKFRVFSLVDDTVGNLAGGRYYNNGIVASVTLAMGSNAAYVEPNEAVPKWQGPMPSSNSGELVINTEWGNFNCSNLPVTEFDSSLDSESSNPGCRIFEKLTSAMYLGEIVRRVLLKMAQETALFGDVVPPKLATPYQLRSPDMAAMHQDTSEDHGVVGEKLKENLGITNSTPMVREVVAEVCDIVAERGARLAGAGIVGIIKKLGRIESRKSVVTVEGGLYEHYRVFRNYLHSSVWEMLGSDHSDNVVIEHSHGGSGAGAVFLAACQNTKSF